One Corynebacterium efficiens YS-314 DNA segment encodes these proteins:
- a CDS encoding aspartate transaminase, with product MSSVQLHDFDADQLAAFREKITDEFNDLKAKNLKLDLTRGKPSSEQLDFADDLLALPGKGDYKAADGTDVRNYGGLTGIQDIRQIWAELMGVPVEQVLAGDSSSLNIMFDVISWSYAFGNNDSERPWKDEETVKWICPVPGYDRHFSISERFGFEMITVPMNEDGPDVAAVAELVKDPQVKGMWVVPTFSNPTGYSVSEGVAKQLAELETAAPDFRIVWDNAYAVHTLTEEFPEILDIVGIAEAAGNPNRIWAFTSTSKITLAGSGVSFFITSEANRNWYTDIAGIRGIGPNKVNQLAHARYFGDAEGVRAVMRKHAASLAPKFETVLNILETRLGEYGVATWTHPTGGYFISLDVVDGTASRVVELAKEAGIALTGAGSSFPLRRDPNNRNIRLAPSLPPVEELEVAMDGVATCVLLAAAEHYAR from the coding sequence ATGAGTTCCGTCCAGTTGCACGATTTCGATGCCGATCAGCTCGCCGCATTCCGTGAAAAAATCACCGACGAGTTCAATGATCTGAAGGCCAAGAACCTGAAACTGGATCTGACCCGCGGTAAGCCGTCCTCCGAGCAGCTGGATTTCGCCGATGATCTCCTGGCACTGCCGGGCAAGGGGGATTACAAGGCCGCCGATGGCACCGATGTCCGCAACTACGGTGGGCTCACCGGTATCCAGGACATCCGGCAGATCTGGGCTGAGCTCATGGGTGTTCCCGTGGAGCAGGTCCTGGCCGGTGATTCCTCCAGCCTCAACATCATGTTCGATGTGATCAGCTGGTCCTACGCCTTCGGCAACAATGACTCCGAGCGTCCCTGGAAGGACGAGGAGACCGTAAAGTGGATCTGCCCGGTCCCGGGTTATGACCGTCATTTCTCCATCTCGGAGCGTTTCGGCTTTGAGATGATCACCGTGCCGATGAACGAGGACGGCCCCGATGTCGCCGCGGTCGCGGAGCTGGTGAAGGATCCACAGGTCAAGGGCATGTGGGTGGTGCCGACCTTCTCCAACCCGACTGGTTACAGCGTGAGTGAGGGCGTCGCAAAGCAGCTCGCCGAGCTGGAGACCGCGGCGCCGGACTTCCGCATCGTGTGGGACAACGCCTACGCCGTGCACACCCTGACCGAGGAGTTCCCGGAGATCCTCGATATCGTCGGCATCGCCGAGGCGGCCGGTAACCCCAACCGTATCTGGGCGTTCACCTCCACCTCGAAGATCACGCTGGCGGGTTCGGGTGTGTCCTTCTTCATCACCTCCGAGGCCAACCGCAACTGGTACACCGATATCGCCGGCATCCGTGGCATCGGCCCGAACAAGGTCAATCAGCTGGCCCATGCCCGCTACTTCGGGGATGCGGAGGGTGTGCGTGCGGTCATGCGCAAGCACGCGGCATCGCTCGCGCCGAAGTTCGAGACCGTCCTGAACATCCTGGAGACCCGTCTCGGTGAGTACGGCGTGGCCACCTGGACCCACCCCACCGGCGGTTATTTCATCTCCCTCGATGTCGTCGACGGCACCGCCTCACGCGTGGTGGAACTGGCGAAGGAGGCCGGCATCGCCCTGACCGGCGCGGGGTCCTCCTTCCCGCTGCGCCGTGATCCCAACAACCGCAATATCCGTCTCGCGCCGTCCCTGCCTCCCGTGGAGGAGCTGGAGGTTGCGATGGATGGTGTGGCTACCTGTGTTCTGCTCGCCGCGGCGGAGCACTATGCGCGTTAA
- a CDS encoding suppressor of fused domain protein, with the protein MNIQETAYWVNRLFPGEAAFHRVDAFTVAVFDNINPESPGEAVACTVDFGRVNTGLVTAADAESVEVRSELLCLARAEVSVPGRAVAAAATMLHDASLAYREALSSSPAGTTDMAPMHAQPGQVLPGVGILANLPQEGYTVNHGILADPRIWGPEIPFVREEAGEVHVEPGDEDSGLARLTLPLQLILLTDEEFAVAAQHGGDVLFQQMAAQQVDLLDLRR; encoded by the coding sequence GTGAATATCCAGGAGACCGCGTACTGGGTGAACAGGCTGTTCCCCGGCGAGGCGGCATTCCACCGCGTGGACGCCTTCACGGTGGCGGTGTTCGACAACATCAACCCGGAATCGCCCGGGGAGGCGGTGGCCTGCACCGTTGACTTCGGTCGGGTCAATACCGGTCTGGTCACTGCAGCGGATGCGGAGAGCGTCGAGGTCCGCAGTGAGCTGTTGTGTCTCGCGCGCGCCGAGGTCAGCGTGCCGGGCCGTGCCGTGGCCGCCGCCGCCACGATGCTTCACGACGCCTCCCTCGCCTACCGCGAGGCCCTCTCCTCGTCCCCTGCCGGGACAACGGATATGGCGCCCATGCATGCCCAGCCCGGGCAGGTGCTGCCCGGCGTGGGCATCCTGGCCAACCTCCCGCAGGAGGGTTACACCGTCAACCACGGCATCCTCGCCGACCCGCGTATCTGGGGTCCGGAGATCCCGTTTGTCCGCGAGGAGGCCGGCGAGGTCCATGTGGAGCCCGGTGATGAGGATTCCGGTCTGGCGCGTCTGACCCTCCCACTTCAGCTGATCCTGCTCACCGATGAGGAATTCGCCGTGGCCGCCCAACACGGTGGCGATGTGTTATTCCAGCAGATGGCGGCCCAGCAGGTGGATCTGCTCGACCTGCGTCGCTGA